A region of Diceros bicornis minor isolate mBicDic1 chromosome 31, mDicBic1.mat.cur, whole genome shotgun sequence DNA encodes the following proteins:
- the CDKN1C gene encoding LOW QUALITY PROTEIN: cyclin-dependent kinase inhibitor 1C (The sequence of the model RefSeq protein was modified relative to this genomic sequence to represent the inferred CDS: inserted 1 base in 1 codon; deleted 1 base in 1 codon) — protein sequence MERLVARRTYPLFARTSACRSLFGPVDHEELSRELQIRLAELSAEDQRRWDYNFQQDMPLRGPGRLQWTEVDSDSVPAFYRETVQISSPSARDLRPRPRRPTRSPRDVPRPAALQPWARRSKPRASGCGEPRAQEPRGSXAGQRTGQERWASAGTVHVAATGGSCQRAAFGFVFKV from the exons ATGGAGCGCCTGGTCGCCCGCCGCACCTATCCCCTGTTCGCGCGCACCAGCGCCTGCCGCAGCCTCTTCGGGCCCGTGGACCACGAGGAGCTGAGCCGCGAGCTGCAGATCCGCCTGGCCGAGCTGAGCGCCGAGGACCAGCGCCGCTGGGACTACAACTTCCAGCAGGACATGCCACTGCGGGGCCCCGGGCGCCTGCAGTGGACGGAGGTGGACAGCGACTCTGTGCCCGCCTTCTATCGCGAAACGGTGCAG ATTTCTTCGCCAAGCGCAAGAGACCTGCGCCCGAGGCCAAGGCGTCCAACGAGGTCCCCGCGGGATGTACCGCGCCCGGCGGCGCTCCAGCCGTGGGCTCGGCGGAGCAAACCCCGCGCAAGCGGCTGCGGTGAG CCTCGCGCCCAAGAGCCCCGAGGGA CCGCTGGGCAGCGGACAGGACAGGAGCGCTGGGCCTCGGCTGGGACCGTCCATGTAGCAGCAACCGGCGGCAGCTGCCAACGG GCAGCGTTCGGTTTTGTGTTTAAAGTTTGA